A section of the Streptomyces sp. SCL15-4 genome encodes:
- a CDS encoding DLW-39 family protein — protein MKKLLLVALAAIGGLLVYRQIQADRAEQDLWTEATDSVPTGS, from the coding sequence GTGAAGAAGCTGCTCCTGGTCGCACTGGCCGCCATCGGCGGGCTCCTCGTGTACCGCCAGATCCAGGCGGATCGCGCCGAACAGGACCTGTGGACGGAGGCGACTGACTCCGTGCCCACGGGTTCGTGA
- a CDS encoding DUF6344 domain-containing protein, whose product MTRTKVMKLWTAIVTAFLALCTALGLVSAGTAAAAPAGPRTETTGTGTGTAHRTPVTIPAPHHWAWSHARALPPTMKQRIRAEAHGKSPSCRHRPLDETEQTDPELQKQPRARARNQNETPAPDHAPAALDC is encoded by the coding sequence ATGACCCGGACCAAGGTCATGAAGCTGTGGACCGCCATCGTCACCGCCTTCCTCGCGCTGTGCACGGCGCTCGGACTCGTCTCCGCCGGCACCGCCGCCGCCGCCCCGGCCGGACCCCGGACCGAGACCACCGGAACCGGCACCGGCACCGCGCACCGCACGCCCGTGACGATCCCGGCACCGCACCACTGGGCCTGGTCCCATGCCAGGGCCCTGCCCCCCACGATGAAGCAGCGGATCCGGGCCGAGGCCCACGGAAAGTCCCCGAGCTGCCGGCACCGGCCGCTGGACGAGACCGAACAGACCGATCCGGAACTCCAGAAGCAGCCCCGGGCCCGGGCCCGCAACCAGAACGAGACACCGGCCCCCGACCACGCCCCGGCGGCGCTCGACTGCTGA
- a CDS encoding glycosyltransferase family 2 protein, giving the protein MSAAVSRRVTVVTAVHGPSARFLPDAYASLCAQRLPAGWEWEWAVQEDGTTDEVRPYVPDDARVTFRQGRPGGPGVARTIALARAEGAYVKVLDADDRLTPGALARDLAVLEAHPAVGWATSRVLDLLPDGSTAGFPGDPDDGPLEPGTVLDRWERDGFRLPVHPATLCVRRELLLALGGWMALPASEDTGLLLALDAVSRGWFSAQAGLLYRKWDGQATGQAAHVDPAERTARTAVAAARARALAGLGWTWPPAPPATPAPA; this is encoded by the coding sequence GTGAGCGCTGCCGTGAGCCGGCGCGTCACCGTAGTCACCGCTGTCCACGGCCCGTCCGCCCGGTTCCTGCCGGACGCGTACGCCTCCCTGTGCGCGCAGCGGCTGCCCGCGGGCTGGGAGTGGGAGTGGGCCGTGCAGGAGGACGGTACGACGGACGAGGTCCGCCCGTACGTCCCGGACGACGCGCGGGTGACGTTCCGCCAGGGCCGGCCGGGCGGTCCCGGCGTGGCCCGGACGATCGCGCTGGCCCGCGCCGAGGGCGCCTACGTCAAGGTGCTGGACGCCGACGACCGGCTGACCCCGGGCGCGCTCGCCCGCGACCTTGCCGTGCTGGAGGCGCACCCGGCCGTCGGCTGGGCCACATCCCGCGTGCTGGACCTGCTGCCCGACGGTTCCACGGCCGGCTTTCCCGGCGACCCCGACGACGGCCCGCTCGAACCCGGTACGGTCCTCGACCGCTGGGAGCGCGACGGCTTCCGCCTGCCGGTCCATCCGGCGACCCTGTGCGTCCGGCGCGAACTGCTGCTGGCGCTGGGCGGCTGGATGGCGCTGCCGGCCTCGGAGGACACCGGGCTGCTGCTGGCGCTGGACGCGGTGAGCCGCGGCTGGTTCTCGGCGCAGGCCGGGCTGCTGTACCGCAAGTGGGACGGGCAGGCCACGGGTCAGGCGGCCCATGTCGACCCCGCCGAGCGGACGGCCCGCACGGCGGTCGCGGCGGCCCGGGCCCGCGCGCTCGCCGGCCTCGGCTGGACCTGGCCGCCGGCGCCGCCCGCTACTCCCGCACCCGCGTAG
- a CDS encoding ferredoxin has translation MEVSVDRSLCYGSAECAHRAPAVFAFEDGYGVVRPAAAGALGDPRIREAVRAAAEACPSQAIAPVERAEVSVERAEVSGERDATRVRE, from the coding sequence ATGGAGGTCTCCGTCGACCGCTCCCTGTGCTACGGCTCGGCCGAGTGCGCGCACCGGGCGCCGGCCGTGTTCGCGTTCGAGGACGGCTACGGCGTCGTCCGTCCCGCAGCCGCCGGCGCCCTCGGTGATCCGCGGATACGCGAGGCGGTCCGGGCGGCGGCCGAGGCGTGCCCCTCGCAGGCCATCGCGCCCGTGGAGCGGGCCGAGGTGTCCGTGGAGCGGGCCGAGGTGTCCGGGGAGCGGGACGCTACGCGGGTGCGGGAGTAG
- a CDS encoding DUF3566 domain-containing protein: MSGATGAGSAGTSTGTETDGGGRGSAARTASASDPHTTNLKPVKASEADSSRTSGPQGGTVTDTRGPAAAGEARAASPLPGERHPEQPDGPYHPPQAYPAQSAVRKPRTGMRPTAPRTRKARLRVAKADPWSVMKVSFLLSIAFGICTIVASAVLWMVMDAMGVFSTVGGTISEATGSNEANGFDLQAFLSLPHVLTFTTVIAVIDVVLATALATLGAFIYNLSAGFVGGIELTLAEDE, from the coding sequence GTGAGCGGAGCCACGGGCGCCGGATCGGCCGGTACCTCCACGGGTACGGAAACGGACGGCGGCGGCCGTGGCTCCGCCGCGCGTACGGCAAGTGCGAGCGACCCGCACACGACCAACCTGAAGCCGGTGAAGGCGTCCGAGGCGGACTCTTCCCGTACGTCTGGACCCCAGGGGGGAACGGTGACGGACACCCGAGGCCCGGCCGCGGCCGGCGAGGCACGGGCGGCGTCGCCGCTGCCCGGCGAGCGGCACCCGGAGCAGCCCGACGGCCCGTACCACCCGCCGCAGGCCTATCCGGCGCAGAGCGCGGTGCGCAAGCCGCGCACCGGTATGCGGCCGACGGCGCCGCGTACCCGCAAGGCGCGGCTGCGGGTGGCCAAGGCCGACCCGTGGTCGGTGATGAAGGTCAGCTTCCTGCTGTCCATCGCGTTCGGCATCTGCACGATCGTCGCCTCGGCGGTGCTGTGGATGGTCATGGACGCGATGGGGGTGTTCTCGACGGTCGGCGGCACGATCTCGGAGGCGACCGGCTCCAACGAGGCCAACGGCTTCGACCTCCAGGCGTTCCTGTCCCTTCCGCACGTCCTGACGTTCACCACGGTCATCGCGGTCATCGACGTGGTGCTGGCGACCGCGCTGGCGACGCTCGGCGCGTTCATCTACAACCTCTCCGCGGGCTTCGTGGGCGGCATCGAGCTGACCCTCGCGGAGGACGAGTGA
- the gyrA gene encoding DNA gyrase subunit A, producing MADENTPATPEEGGEIVMRVEPVGLETEMQRSYLDYAMSVIVSRALPDVRDGLKPVHRRVLYAMYDGGYRPERGFYKCARVVGDVMGNYHPHGDSSIYDALVRLAQPWSMRMPLVDSNGNFGSPGNDPAAAMRYTECKMAPLSMEMVRDIDEETVDFTDNYDGRSQEPTVLPARFPNLLINGSAGIAVGMATNIPPHNLREVAAGAQWYLENPDVSHEELLDALMERIKGPDFPTGALVVGRKGIEEAYRTGRGSITMRAVVEVEEIQGRQCLVVTELPYQVNPDNLAQKIADLVKDGKIGGIADVRDETSSRTGQRLVIVLKRDAVAKVVLNNLYKHTDLQTNFGANMLALVDGVPRTLSLDAFIRHWVTHQIEVIVRRTKFRLRKAEERAHILRGLLKALDAIDEVIALIRRSDTVDIARSGLMGLLEIDEIQANAILEMQLRRLAALERQKIVQEHDELQAKIREYNEILASPVRQRGIVSEELAAIVEKYGDDRQTKLIPYEGDMSIEDLIAEEDIVVTVTRGGYVKRTKTDDYRAQKRGGKGVRGTKLKEDDIVDHFFVSTTHHWLLFFTNKGRVYRAKAYELPEAGRDARGQHVANLLAFQPDEAIAEILAIRDYEAAPYLVLATKSGLVKKTPLKDYDSPRSGGVIAINLREREDGGDDELIGAELVSAEDDLLLISKKAQSIRFTASDDSLRPMGRATSGVKGMSFREGDELLSMNVVRPGTFVFTATDGGYAKRTAVDEYRVQGRGGLGIKAAKIVEDRGSLVGALIVEEHDEILAITLSGGVIRTRVNEIRETGRDTMGVQLINLGKRDAVVGIARNAEAGREAEEVDGDVAVDETAEDAGTTGTDEGEAPSAE from the coding sequence ATGGCCGACGAGAACACCCCCGCCACCCCGGAAGAGGGCGGCGAAATCGTGATGCGTGTCGAGCCCGTCGGGCTCGAGACGGAGATGCAGCGCTCGTACCTCGACTACGCGATGTCCGTCATCGTCTCCCGCGCGCTGCCGGACGTCCGGGACGGTCTCAAGCCCGTCCACCGCCGTGTGCTGTACGCGATGTACGACGGCGGCTACCGCCCCGAGCGCGGCTTCTACAAGTGCGCTCGTGTCGTCGGCGACGTCATGGGCAACTACCACCCGCACGGCGACTCCTCCATCTACGACGCCCTGGTGCGCCTCGCCCAGCCGTGGTCGATGCGGATGCCGCTGGTGGACTCCAACGGCAACTTCGGCTCCCCGGGCAACGACCCGGCGGCGGCCATGCGGTACACCGAGTGCAAGATGGCGCCGCTGTCGATGGAGATGGTCCGCGACATCGACGAGGAGACCGTCGACTTCACGGACAACTACGACGGCCGCTCCCAGGAGCCGACCGTCCTGCCGGCCCGCTTCCCGAACCTGCTGATCAACGGCTCGGCCGGCATCGCGGTCGGCATGGCGACCAACATCCCGCCGCACAACCTGCGCGAGGTCGCGGCCGGCGCCCAGTGGTACCTGGAGAACCCGGACGTCTCCCACGAGGAGCTGCTGGACGCGCTCATGGAGCGCATCAAGGGCCCGGACTTCCCCACCGGTGCGCTGGTGGTGGGCCGCAAGGGCATCGAGGAGGCGTACCGCACCGGGCGCGGCTCCATCACGATGCGCGCGGTGGTCGAGGTCGAGGAGATCCAGGGCCGCCAGTGCCTGGTGGTCACCGAGCTGCCGTACCAGGTGAACCCGGACAACCTGGCGCAGAAGATCGCCGACCTGGTCAAGGACGGCAAGATCGGCGGCATCGCGGACGTCCGTGACGAGACGTCGTCCCGTACGGGCCAGCGCCTGGTGATCGTCCTGAAGCGGGACGCGGTCGCCAAGGTCGTGCTGAACAACCTGTACAAGCACACCGACCTGCAGACGAACTTCGGCGCCAACATGCTGGCGCTGGTGGACGGCGTGCCGCGCACCCTCTCGCTGGACGCGTTCATCCGGCACTGGGTGACGCACCAGATCGAGGTCATCGTCCGCCGGACGAAGTTCCGGCTGCGCAAGGCCGAGGAGCGGGCGCACATCCTGCGCGGCCTGCTGAAGGCCCTGGACGCCATCGACGAGGTCATCGCGCTGATCCGGCGCAGCGACACCGTCGACATCGCCCGCAGCGGCCTGATGGGCCTGCTGGAGATCGACGAGATCCAGGCCAACGCGATCCTGGAGATGCAGCTGCGGCGCCTGGCGGCCCTGGAGCGGCAGAAGATCGTCCAGGAGCACGACGAGCTCCAGGCGAAGATCAGGGAGTACAACGAGATCCTGGCCTCGCCGGTCCGCCAGCGCGGGATCGTCAGCGAGGAGCTGGCCGCGATCGTCGAGAAGTACGGCGACGACCGCCAGACCAAGCTGATCCCGTACGAGGGCGACATGTCCATCGAGGACCTGATCGCCGAGGAGGACATCGTCGTCACCGTCACGCGCGGCGGCTACGTCAAGCGGACGAAGACGGACGACTACCGGGCGCAGAAGCGCGGCGGCAAGGGCGTGCGCGGCACGAAGCTGAAGGAAGACGACATCGTCGACCACTTCTTCGTCTCCACCACGCACCACTGGCTGCTGTTCTTCACCAACAAGGGCCGGGTGTACCGGGCGAAGGCGTACGAGCTGCCCGAGGCCGGCCGGGACGCGCGCGGCCAGCACGTGGCGAACCTGCTGGCCTTCCAGCCGGACGAGGCGATCGCCGAGATCCTCGCGATCCGGGACTACGAGGCGGCGCCGTACCTGGTGCTGGCGACCAAGTCCGGTCTGGTCAAGAAGACGCCACTGAAGGATTACGATTCGCCCCGCTCCGGCGGTGTCATCGCGATCAACCTGCGCGAGCGCGAGGACGGCGGCGACGACGAGCTGATCGGCGCCGAGCTGGTCTCCGCCGAGGACGATCTGCTGCTGATCAGCAAGAAGGCGCAGTCGATCCGGTTCACCGCCTCGGACGATTCCCTTCGCCCGATGGGCCGCGCCACCTCCGGCGTCAAGGGGATGAGTTTCCGCGAGGGCGACGAGCTTCTCTCGATGAATGTCGTCCGACCCGGTACGTTCGTGTTCACTGCCACCGACGGTGGGTACGCGAAGCGGACCGCCGTCGACGAGTACCGCGTCCAGGGTCGCGGCGGCCTCGGCATCAAGGCCGCCAAGATCGTGGAGGACCGTGGTTCGCTCGTCGGCGCGCTGATTGTCGAGGAGCACGACGAGATCCTCGCGATCACCCTCTCCGGCGGTGTGATTCGTACGCGAGTCAACGAGATCAGGGAGACGGGCCGTGACACGATGGGCGTCCAACTGATCAACCTGGGCAAGCGCGATGCCGTGGTCGGTATCGCACGTAACGCCGAGGCCGGGCGCGAGGCGGAGGAAGTCGACGGCGACGTGGCCGTGGACGAGACCGCCGAGGATGCCGGGACCACCGGCACGGACGAGGGTGAGGCACCCTCGGCCGAGTAG
- the gyrB gene encoding DNA topoisomerase (ATP-hydrolyzing) subunit B: protein MLCQKGRFVADSGNPNENIPSTDAGVTGEAAETGTAAASYDASAITVLEGLDAVRKRPGMYIGSTGERGLHHLVYEVVDNSVDEALAGYADTIDVTILADGGVRVVDNGRGIPVGIVPSEGKPALEVVLTVLHAGGKFGGGGYAVSGGLHGVGVSVVNALSTKVAVEVKTDGHRWTQDYKMGVPTAPLVKHEATEETGTSVTFWADPEIFETTEYSFETLSRRFQEMAFLNKGLTIRLTDERESAKATSGADEAGADEKAEVKAVTYHYEGGIVDFVKYLNSRKGDAVHPTVVSLEAEDKDKSLSLEVAMQWNSGYSEGVYSFANIIHTHEGGTHEEGFRAALTSLINKYARDKKLLREKDDNLTGDDIREGLTAIISVKLSEPQFEGQTKTKLGNTEAKTFVQKAVYEHLNDWLDRNPVEAADIIRKGIQAATARVAARKARDLTRRKGLLETASLPGKLADCQSNDPAKCEIFIVEGDSAGGSAKSGRNPQYQAILPIRGKILNVEKARIDKILQNQEIQALISAFGTGVHEDFDIEKLRYHKIILMADADVDGQHISTLLLTFLFRFMRPLVEAGHVYLSRPPLYKIKWGRDDVEYAYSDRERDALIEMGRQRGKRVREDSIQRFKGLGEMNAEELRVTTMDQEHRVLGQVTLDDAAQADDLFSVLMGEDVEARRQFIQRNAKDVRFLDI from the coding sequence GTGCTGTGCCAGAAAGGGCGCTTCGTGGCCGATTCCGGCAACCCCAACGAGAACATCCCGTCCACCGATGCCGGCGTGACCGGCGAGGCCGCCGAGACCGGCACGGCCGCCGCCTCCTATGACGCCAGCGCCATCACCGTGCTCGAAGGGCTGGACGCGGTCCGCAAGCGGCCCGGCATGTACATCGGCTCCACGGGCGAGCGCGGCCTGCACCACCTGGTGTACGAGGTCGTCGACAACTCGGTCGACGAGGCGCTGGCCGGTTACGCGGACACCATCGACGTCACGATCCTCGCCGACGGCGGCGTGCGCGTCGTCGACAACGGCCGCGGCATCCCGGTGGGCATCGTGCCCTCCGAGGGCAAGCCGGCCCTCGAGGTCGTGCTGACCGTGCTGCACGCGGGCGGCAAGTTCGGCGGCGGCGGGTACGCCGTCTCCGGCGGTCTGCACGGTGTGGGCGTGTCCGTGGTGAACGCGCTGTCCACGAAGGTCGCCGTCGAGGTGAAGACCGACGGGCACCGCTGGACGCAGGACTACAAGATGGGTGTGCCGACGGCCCCGCTGGTCAAGCACGAGGCGACCGAGGAGACCGGCACGTCGGTCACCTTCTGGGCCGACCCGGAGATCTTCGAGACCACCGAGTACTCCTTCGAGACGCTGTCCCGGCGTTTCCAGGAGATGGCGTTCCTCAACAAGGGCCTGACGATCCGGCTCACCGACGAGCGCGAGTCGGCGAAGGCCACCAGCGGCGCGGACGAGGCGGGCGCCGACGAGAAGGCCGAGGTCAAGGCCGTCACGTACCACTACGAGGGCGGCATCGTCGACTTCGTGAAGTACCTCAACTCCCGCAAGGGAGACGCGGTGCACCCGACGGTCGTCTCGCTGGAGGCCGAGGACAAGGACAAGAGCCTGTCCCTCGAGGTCGCCATGCAGTGGAACAGCGGCTACAGCGAGGGCGTGTACTCCTTCGCGAACATCATCCACACCCACGAGGGCGGCACCCACGAAGAGGGCTTCCGCGCGGCCCTGACCAGCCTGATCAACAAGTACGCGCGCGACAAGAAGCTGCTCCGCGAGAAGGACGACAATCTCACCGGTGACGACATCCGCGAGGGTCTGACCGCGATCATCTCGGTCAAGCTGAGCGAGCCGCAGTTCGAGGGCCAGACGAAGACGAAGCTGGGCAACACGGAGGCCAAGACCTTCGTGCAGAAGGCGGTCTACGAACACCTCAACGACTGGCTGGACCGCAACCCGGTCGAGGCCGCGGACATCATCCGCAAGGGCATCCAGGCGGCCACCGCGCGCGTGGCGGCCCGCAAGGCCCGCGACCTGACCCGCCGCAAGGGCCTGCTGGAGACGGCGTCGCTGCCGGGCAAGCTGGCCGACTGCCAGTCCAACGACCCGGCCAAGTGCGAGATCTTCATCGTCGAGGGCGACTCCGCCGGCGGCTCGGCCAAGTCCGGCCGGAACCCGCAGTACCAGGCGATCCTCCCGATCCGCGGCAAGATCCTGAACGTCGAGAAGGCGCGGATCGACAAGATCCTGCAGAACCAGGAGATCCAGGCGCTGATCTCGGCCTTCGGCACGGGTGTGCACGAGGACTTCGACATCGAGAAGCTCCGCTATCACAAGATCATCCTGATGGCGGACGCCGACGTCGACGGCCAGCACATCAGCACCCTGCTGCTGACCTTCCTGTTCCGCTTCATGCGGCCGCTGGTCGAGGCCGGGCACGTGTACCTGTCCCGCCCGCCGCTGTACAAGATCAAGTGGGGCCGGGACGACGTGGAGTACGCCTACTCGGACCGTGAGCGCGACGCCCTGATCGAGATGGGCCGCCAGCGCGGCAAGCGCGTCCGCGAGGACTCCATCCAGCGCTTCAAGGGTCTCGGCGAGATGAACGCCGAGGAGCTGCGCGTGACCACCATGGACCAGGAGCACCGGGTCCTCGGCCAGGTCACCCTCGACGACGCCGCCCAGGCCGACGACCTGTTCTCGGTCCTCATGGGCGAGGACGTGGAGGCCCGCCGCCAGTTCATCCAGCGCAACGCCAAGGACGTCCGCTTCCTCGACATCTGA
- a CDS encoding DUF721 domain-containing protein, whose protein sequence is MSTDGPAPQKGPEPSGVDLARVALRAAKEQARARGDAARQKKQARRGGGLRSGARADGRDPLALGAAINRLITERGWETPAAVGGVMGRWPQIVGEDLAKHCVPQRYDEDERVLVVACDSTAWATQLRHLAPALVARLNEDLGHGSVRMIKVLNPGGPARRYGPLRAPGSTGPGDTYG, encoded by the coding sequence ATGAGCACCGACGGACCCGCTCCCCAGAAGGGCCCGGAGCCCTCCGGCGTCGACCTCGCGCGCGTGGCGTTGCGCGCCGCGAAGGAGCAGGCGCGCGCGCGAGGGGACGCGGCCCGGCAGAAGAAGCAGGCCCGGCGCGGCGGCGGGCTGCGCTCGGGCGCGCGTGCCGACGGCCGTGACCCGCTGGCGCTGGGGGCGGCGATCAACCGGCTGATCACCGAGCGCGGCTGGGAGACGCCCGCCGCGGTCGGCGGGGTGATGGGCCGCTGGCCGCAGATCGTCGGCGAGGACCTGGCCAAGCACTGCGTGCCACAGCGCTACGACGAGGACGAGCGGGTGCTGGTCGTGGCGTGCGACTCCACGGCCTGGGCGACCCAGCTGCGCCATCTCGCGCCCGCGCTGGTGGCCCGGCTCAACGAGGACCTGGGCCACGGCAGCGTACGGATGATCAAGGTGCTCAATCCGGGCGGACCGGCCCGCCGCTACGGCCCGCTGCGGGCGCCGGGCAGCACCGGACCCGGCGATACGTACGGGTGA
- the recF gene encoding DNA replication/repair protein RecF (All proteins in this family for which functions are known are DNA-binding proteins that assist the filamentation of RecA onto DNA for the initiation of recombination or recombinational repair.) yields MHVTHLSLADFRSYARAEVPLDPGVTAFVGPNGQGKTNLVEAVGYLATLGSHRVASDAPLVRMGADRAVVRAQVRQGERQQLIELELNPGKANRARINRSSQVRPRDVLGIVRTVLFAPEDLALVKGDPGERRRFLDELVTARSPRMAGVRSDYERVLKQRNTLLKSAALARRHGGRSMDLSTLDVWDQHLARAGAELLAQRLDLVAALRPLADKAYEQLAPGGGPVGLEYKPSAPGDGHTREELYEQLTAALAEARKQEIERGVTLVGPHRDDLVLKLGQLPAKGYASHGESWSYALALRLASYDLLRAEGNEPVLILDDVFAELDARRRERLAELVAPGEQVLVTAAVDDDVPAVLAGARYAVAGGTVERV; encoded by the coding sequence ATGCACGTCACGCATCTTTCGCTGGCCGACTTCCGCTCGTACGCCCGGGCCGAGGTCCCGCTCGACCCGGGCGTCACCGCCTTCGTCGGCCCCAACGGGCAGGGCAAGACCAACCTGGTCGAGGCGGTCGGGTATCTGGCCACGCTCGGCAGCCACCGGGTCGCCTCCGACGCGCCGCTGGTGCGCATGGGCGCCGACCGGGCCGTCGTCCGCGCCCAGGTCCGGCAGGGCGAACGGCAGCAGCTGATCGAGCTGGAGCTGAACCCGGGCAAGGCCAATCGCGCCCGCATCAACCGGTCCTCGCAGGTCAGACCGCGGGACGTGCTGGGGATCGTCCGGACCGTGCTGTTCGCGCCGGAGGACCTCGCCCTCGTCAAGGGCGACCCGGGCGAGCGGCGGAGGTTCCTCGACGAACTGGTCACCGCGCGGTCCCCGCGGATGGCGGGCGTGCGCTCGGACTACGAGCGGGTGCTCAAGCAGCGCAACACCCTGCTGAAGTCCGCCGCGCTGGCCCGCCGGCACGGCGGGCGCTCCATGGACCTGTCCACGCTCGACGTGTGGGACCAGCACCTGGCGCGCGCGGGCGCCGAGCTGCTCGCCCAGCGGCTGGACCTCGTCGCCGCGCTCCGGCCGCTGGCCGACAAGGCGTACGAACAGCTGGCCCCCGGCGGCGGCCCGGTCGGGCTGGAGTACAAGCCGTCGGCGCCCGGCGACGGCCACACGCGCGAGGAGCTGTACGAGCAGCTGACGGCGGCCCTGGCCGAGGCGCGCAAGCAGGAGATCGAACGGGGCGTCACCCTCGTCGGACCGCACCGGGACGACCTGGTGCTCAAACTCGGTCAGCTGCCCGCCAAGGGCTACGCCTCGCACGGCGAGTCCTGGTCCTACGCCCTCGCCCTCCGGCTGGCCTCCTACGACCTGCTGCGCGCGGAGGGCAACGAGCCGGTGCTGATCCTGGACGACGTCTTCGCCGAGCTGGACGCCCGCCGCCGGGAACGGCTGGCGGAACTGGTCGCGCCCGGCGAGCAGGTGCTGGTCACCGCCGCCGTGGACGACGACGTACCCGCCGTGCTGGCGGGCGCGCGGTACGCGGTGGCCGGCGGGACGGTGGAACGCGTATGA
- the gnd gene encoding phosphogluconate dehydrogenase (NAD(+)-dependent, decarboxylating) yields the protein MELGLVGLGKMGGNMRERIRRAGHTVIGYDRNADVADVHSLEELVGKLSGPRVVWVMVPAGEPTQSTVDRLAELLEPGDVVVDGGNSRWTDDERHAEELAAKGIGFVDCGVSGGVWGLENGYALMYGGDAENVAKVQPVFDALKPEGDFGAVHAGKVGAGHFAKMVHNGIEYAMMQAYAEGWELLEKVDSVENVREVFRSWQEGTVIRSWLLDLAVNALDEDEHLEALRGYAQDSGEGRWTVEAAIDNAVPLPAITASLFARFASRQEDSPQMKMIAALRNQFGGHAVEKK from the coding sequence ATGGAGCTCGGTCTCGTCGGCCTCGGCAAGATGGGCGGCAACATGCGCGAGCGGATCCGCCGCGCGGGCCACACCGTCATCGGATACGACCGCAACGCGGACGTCGCGGACGTCCACAGCCTGGAAGAGCTTGTGGGCAAGCTCAGCGGCCCGCGCGTGGTCTGGGTGATGGTCCCGGCGGGCGAGCCCACCCAGTCGACCGTCGACCGGCTCGCCGAGCTGCTGGAACCCGGCGACGTGGTCGTGGACGGCGGCAACTCCCGGTGGACCGACGACGAGCGGCACGCCGAGGAGCTGGCCGCCAAGGGCATAGGCTTCGTCGACTGCGGCGTCTCCGGCGGCGTGTGGGGCCTGGAGAACGGGTACGCGCTGATGTACGGCGGCGACGCCGAGAACGTCGCCAAGGTGCAGCCGGTCTTCGACGCGCTCAAGCCGGAGGGCGACTTCGGCGCGGTGCACGCCGGCAAGGTCGGCGCAGGCCACTTCGCGAAGATGGTCCACAACGGCATCGAGTACGCCATGATGCAGGCCTACGCCGAGGGCTGGGAGCTGCTGGAGAAGGTCGACTCCGTGGAGAACGTCCGCGAGGTCTTCCGCTCCTGGCAGGAGGGCACGGTCATCCGTTCCTGGCTGCTGGACCTCGCGGTCAACGCCCTCGACGAGGACGAGCACCTCGAGGCTCTGCGCGGTTACGCACAGGACTCCGGCGAGGGACGCTGGACGGTGGAGGCCGCGATCGACAACGCCGTGCCGCTGCCGGCGATCACCGCCTCGCTGTTCGCGCGGTTCGCCTCCCGGCAGGAGGACTCGCCGCAGATGAAGATGATCGCCGCGCTGCGCAACCAGTTCGGCGGCCACGCCGTAGAGAAGAAGTAA